Proteins encoded together in one Prunus dulcis chromosome 3, ALMONDv2, whole genome shotgun sequence window:
- the LOC117621489 gene encoding nitrogen regulatory protein P-II homolog, translating to MAAMAKPSLLNPLRSHLNELPLIDSTSIRTNLREFRFSHFNVTLKHARNASVLPVIRAQSSPDYVPDSKFYKVEAILRPWRVSQVSSALLKIGIRGVTVSDVRGFGAQGGSTERHGGSEFTEDNFVAKVKMEIVVSKDQVEAVVDKIIEAAKTGEIGDGKIFVVPVSDVIRIRTGERGERAEKMTGGWSDQSSAAA from the exons ATGGCTGCAATGGCGAAACCAAGCCTGCTTAACCCCCTCCGTTCCCACCTCAATGAGCTTCCTCTTATAGATTCGACCTCGATCCGCACTAATCTCAGAGAATTTCGGTTCTCTCACTTCAATGTCACTCTAAAGCACGCAAGAAATGCGTCCGTTCTTCCTGTGATAAGAGCCCAGAGTTCTCCTG ATTATGTACCAGACTCCAAATTTTACAAAGTGGAAGCGATTCTGAG GCCATGGCGAGTTTCGCAGGTTTCTTCG GCTCTGTTGAAAATTGGTATTCGTGGGGTTACAGTATCTGATGTTCGAGGCTTTGGTGCTCAAGGTGGCTCAACAGAGAGGCATGGTG GCTCCGAATTTACTGAAGACAATTTTGTCGCTAAGGTTAAAATGGAGATTGTAGTGAGCAAAGACCAG GTTGAAGCAGTAGTAGACAAGATCATTGAGGCAGCCAAGACCGGAGAAATTGGTGATGGCAAGATTTTTG TGGTACCAGTCTCAGATGTAATAAGAATTCGCACCG GGGAGCGTGGAGAGAGGGCGGAGAAGATGACAGGTGGGTGGTCTGACCAGTCATCTGCTGCTGCTTGA
- the LOC117621490 gene encoding uncharacterized protein LOC117621490 isoform X1: protein MAAGEDEYVYRISTAKEWEELQSSGSSFCGELEKTSGFIHLSKLNQVQLTLQNFFLNTKVDLYLLQVDTKKLGKGLIYEVVDGSNSFPHFYGPSRSFSPLPLDAVTKAEKLSLSDGRFSCSMLESAA from the exons ATGGCTGCAGGTGAGGATGAATATGTGTACAGAATCAGCACAGCCAAGGAGTGGGAAGAGTTGCAGAGCTCTGGGTCTAGTTTCTGTGGAGAGCTTGAGAAGACTTCTGGGTTCATTCATCTTAGCAAACTCAATCAG GTACAGTTGACATTACAGAATTTTTTCCTGAATACTAAGGTGGATCTTTACTTGCTTCAAGTTGACACTAAAAAG CTGGGCAAAGGATTAATATATGAAGTTGTTGATGGTTCCAATAGCTTCCCTCATTTCTACGGTCCATCTCGAAGTTTCAGCCCCCTTCCTCTTGATGCTGTTACAAAAGCAGAGAAGCTGTCTCTGTCAGATGGCCGATTCAGTTGTAGTATGCTGGAATCAGCCGCTTAA
- the LOC117620807 gene encoding ADP-ribosylation factor 2-like — protein sequence MGLSFTKLFSRLFAKKEMRILMVGLDAAGKTTILYKLKLGEIVTTIPTIGFNVETVEYKNISFTVWDVGGQDKIRPLWRHYFQNTQGLIFVVDSNDRDRVVEARDELHRMLNEDELREAVLLVFANKQDLPNAMNAAEITDKLGLHSLRQRHWYIQSTCATSGEGLYEGLDWLSNNIANKA from the exons ATGGGGCTGTCTTTCACGAAGCTTTTCAGTCGGCTCTTTGCCAAGAAAGAGATGCGTATTCTGATGGTGGGTCTCGATGCGGCTGGTAAGACCACCATTCTCTACAAGCTCAAGCTCGGCGAGATCGTCACCACCATTCCCACCATTG GATTCAATGTGGAGACTGTGGAATACAAGAACATCAGCTTTACTGTCTGGGATGTTGGGGGTCAGGACAAG ATCCGACCTTTGTGGAGGCATTACTTCCAAAACACACAAGGACTTATCTTTGTGGTTGATAGTAATGATCGTGACCGTGTCGTTGAAGCCAGGGATGAGCTGCACAGGATGTTGAATGAG GATGAGTTGAGGGAGGCTGTCCTCCTTGTATTTGCAAATAAGCAAGATCTTCCAAATGCCATGAATGCTGCTGAAATTACTGATAAGCTTGGCCTTCACTCCCTCCGTCAACGCCACTG GTATATCCAGAGTACATGTGCCACATCTGGTGAAGGACTGTACGAGGGACTTGACTGGCTCTCAAACAATATTGCAAACAAG GCATAG
- the LOC117622777 gene encoding uncharacterized protein LOC117622777, translated as METHESKKRKMIISNDVDAAAAEADDEEEKIEKFFALINNVREARHRLMNGSNVILKREEINDNRSNKKKKKKVEEEEEKVIAEVWKLSFQPEDLIEEEAHHEFKIPHVISGISTTNNAQSRGCCNTEICKHGNNNLDLRLSL; from the coding sequence ATGGAGACCCATGAGagcaagaagaggaagatgatcaTTAGCAATGACGttgatgctgctgctgctgaagctgatgatgaagaagagaagattgAGAAGTTCTTTGCTCTTATCAACAACGTCCGGGAAGCTCGTCACCGATTGATGAATGGTTCGAATGTAATATTGAAACGGGAAGAAATTAATGACAACAgatcaaacaagaagaagaagaaaaaagtggaggaagaggaagagaaggtcATAGCTGAGGTTTGGAAGCTATCATTTCAACCTGAAGATTTAATTGAAGAAGAGGCTCATCATGAGTTCAAAATCCCACACGTGATATCTGGGATTAGTACTACTAATAATGCTCAAAGCAGAGGCTGCTGTAACACAGAAATTTGTAAACATggtaataataatttagatcTCAGGCTGTCTCTGTAA
- the LOC117622361 gene encoding probable boron transporter 2, producing MEETFVPLQGIKNDLRGRLMCYKQDWTGGFRAGFRILAPTTYIFFASAIPVISFGEQLERNTDGVLTAVQTLVSTAVCGIIHSIIGGQPLLILGVAEPTVIMYTFMFNFAKERADLGPKLFLAWSGWVCVWTAALLFLLAILGACSIINRFTRVAGELFGLLIAMLFMQQAIKGLVDEFRLPQREDTSLPQFVPSWRFANGMFALVLSFGLLLTALKSRKARSWRYGSGWLRGFVADYGVPLMVLVWTGVSYIPTSTVPHGIPRRLFSPNPWSPGAYDNWTVIKDMLNVPVLYIIGAFIPATMIAVLYYFDHSVASQLSQQKEFNLRKPSSYHYDLLLLGFLTLMCGLLGIPPSNGVIPQSPMHTKSLATLKHQLLRNRLVATARKSMRKNASLGQLYGNMQEAYRQMQTPLIYQEASARGLNELKESTIQAASSMGNYIDAPVDETVFDVEKEIDDLLPVEVKEQRLSNLLQAILVGGCVAAMPILKKIPTSVLWGYFAFMAIESLPGNQFWERILLLFTAPSRRYKVLEEYHATFVETVPFKSIVLFTVFQTLYLLVCFGLTWVPIAGVMFPLMIMLLVPVRQYVLPKFFKGAHLQDLDAAEYEEAPALPFNLATEAELGAGASYAGDAEILDEVMTRSRGEFRHVSSPRITSSTSTPGNAPKILESPHSSFSPRVNELRGERSPRSGGRGPNSPRTPGSSSILGKSPSNNTTS from the exons atggaAGAGACATTTGTGCCTTTACAGGGAATCAAGAATGATCTCAGAGGAAGGTTAATGTGCTACAAGCAAGATTGGACTGGTGGCTTCAGAGCAGGATTCAG GATTTTGGCTCCAACCACTTACATATTTTTTGCTTCAGCAATCCCAGTCATTTCATTTGGCGAGCAGCTGGAGCGAAATACTG ATGGAGTTTTGACAGCAGTGCAAACCTTAGTTTCTACGGCAGTTTGTGGGATCATACACTCCATCATAGGAGGTCAACCCTTGCTGATTTTAGGTGTAGCCGAGCCTACTGTAATTATGTACACCTTCATGTTCAATTTTGCCAAAGAACGAGCAGACTTGGGTCCAAAGCTCTTTCTAGCATGGAGTGGATG GGTATGCGTGTGGACAGCTGCCTTGCTGTTCTTATTGGCTATATTGGGCGCTTGTTCCATAATCAATAGGTTCACCCGAGTAGCCGGAGAGTTGTTTGGTTTACTTATTGCTATGCTCTTCATGCAGCAAGCCATTAAA GGACTTGTGGATGAGTTTCGCTTACCACAAAGAGAAGATACTAGTTTACCACAATTTGTACCTTCATGGAGGTTTGCAAATGGGATGTTTGCTTTGGTCTTGTCATTTGGCCTTCTTCTCACTGCATTGAAAAGTAGGAAAGCAAGGTCATGGCGCTATGGCTCTg GTTGGCTTAGAGGCTTTGTAGCAGACTATGGTGTGCCACTCATGGTTCTAGTGTGGACTGGTGTATCTTACATACCAACTAGTACTGTTCCACATGGAATCCCAAGGCGCCTTTTTAGCCCAAACCCATGGTCACCTGGTGCATATGATAATTGGACTGTCATTAAG GACATGCTCAATGTTCCCGTCCTCTATATCATTGGAGCTTTCATTCCAGCAACAATGATCGCGGTGCTTTACTATTTTGATCACAGTGTAGCATCCCAACTATCTCAGCAGAAAGAGTTCAATTTGAGAAAACCATCTTCTTACCATTATGACTTGCTTCTTTTGGGGTTTCTG ACTTTAATGTGTGGTCTGCTCGGAATTCCTCCATCAAATGGAGTCATCCCGCAGTCACCAATGCATACAAAGAGTTTGGCTACTCTCAAACATCAA TTGCTTCGTAATCGACTTGTAGCAACAGCACGCAAAAGTATGAGAAAGAATGCTAGCTTGGGACAGCTGTATGGAAATATGCAAGAAGCCTATCGACAAATGCAGACGCCTTTGATTTACCAAGAGGCCTCAGCTCGG GGACTGAATGAATTAAAAGAATCGACCATTCAGGCAGCTTCAAGTATGGGAAATTATATTGATGCGCCAGTTGACGAGACAGTGTTTGATGTCGAGAAAGAGATTGATGATCTATTGCCGGTTGAGGTGAAAGAACAGCGTCTTAGTAACTTGCTTCAAGCTATACTGGTGGGAGGATGTGTTGCAGCTATGCCCATCCTAAAAAAGATCCCAACTTCAGTCCTTTGGGGCTACTTTGCCTTCATGGCCATTGAAAGCTTACCCGGTAACCAATTTTGGGAAAGGATCTTATTGCTGTTTACTGCTCCAAGTAGAAGATACAA AGTCCTCGAGGAGTATCATGCCACTTTTGTAGAAACTGTGCCTTTCAAGTCAATTGTGCTGTTTACAGTTTTCCAAACTCTGTACTTGCTTGTATGTTTTGGGCTTACTTGGGTTCCAATTGCTGGGGTTATGTTTCCATTGATGATCATGCTCTTGGTTCCTGTAAGACAATACGTTCTGCCCAAGTTTTTCAAAGGAGCACATCTTCAAGACTTGGATGCAGCAGAGTATGAAGAGGCTCCTGCTTTACCATTTAACCTTGCAACG GAGGCAGAGCTGGGAGCTGGAGCATCCTATGCAGGGGATGCAGAGATATTAGATGAGGTTATGACCAGAAGCCGAGGTGAGTTTAGACATGTTAGCAGTCCAAGGATCACAAGCTCTACTTCAACACCAGGAAATGCCCCTAAAATCCTCGAGAGCCCACATTCCTCCTTCAGTCCTCGTGTGAATGAGCTAAGAGGAGAGCGAAGTCCTCGTTCCGGTGGAAGAGGGCCAAACAGTCCAAGGACACCCGGATCTTCTTCAATTCTGGGCAAGAGTCCTAGTAACAACACAACATCATGA
- the LOC117621490 gene encoding uncharacterized protein LOC117621490 isoform X2, with product MAAGEDEYVYRISTAKEWEELQSSGSSFCGELEKTSGFIHLSKLNQVQLTLQNFFLNTKVDLYLLQVDTKKVVFFMDLELILDLLMDIFSTIIITTTTTTMSIVS from the exons ATGGCTGCAGGTGAGGATGAATATGTGTACAGAATCAGCACAGCCAAGGAGTGGGAAGAGTTGCAGAGCTCTGGGTCTAGTTTCTGTGGAGAGCTTGAGAAGACTTCTGGGTTCATTCATCTTAGCAAACTCAATCAG GTACAGTTGACATTACAGAATTTTTTCCTGAATACTAAGGTGGATCTTTACTTGCTTCAAGTTGACACTAAAAAG GTGGTTTTTTTTATGGACTTGGAATTAATTTTGGACCTCCTAATGGACATATTTTCTACCATCATCattaccaccaccaccactaccatgAGCATTGTGAGCTAG